A part of Streptomyces sp. NBC_00557 genomic DNA contains:
- the tsaE gene encoding tRNA (adenosine(37)-N6)-threonylcarbamoyltransferase complex ATPase subunit type 1 TsaE, translating to MEAPAAPQNPAETRLTITSPEQMRELGRRLAKLLRAGDLVMLSGELGAGKTTLTRGLGEGLGVRGAVTSPTFVIARVHPSLGDGPPLVHVDAYRLGGGLEEMEDLDLDVSLPDSVIVVEWGEGKVEELTEDRLQVVIHRAVGATADEVRHVTLTGVGERWADAGLEALTA from the coding sequence ATGGAAGCACCAGCAGCACCGCAGAACCCCGCTGAGACCCGGCTGACGATCACTTCGCCCGAGCAGATGCGGGAGCTGGGCCGCAGGCTGGCCAAGCTGCTGCGCGCGGGCGACCTGGTGATGCTCAGCGGTGAGCTCGGCGCGGGCAAGACCACGCTGACCCGCGGGCTCGGCGAGGGGCTCGGCGTGCGCGGCGCGGTCACCTCGCCGACCTTCGTGATCGCCCGGGTGCACCCCTCCCTCGGCGACGGGCCGCCCCTGGTCCACGTGGACGCCTACCGGCTCGGCGGCGGCCTGGAGGAGATGGAGGACCTGGACCTCGACGTCAGCCTGCCCGACTCGGTGATCGTGGTGGAGTGGGGCGAGGGCAAGGTCGAGGAGCTGACCGAGGACCGGCTCCAGGTCGTCATCCACCGCGCGGTCGGAGCCACTGCGGACGAGGTACGGCACGTCACCCTCACGGGTGTGGGGGAGCGCTGGGCGGACGCGGGCCTGGAGGCGCTCACGGCCTGA
- a CDS encoding alpha/beta fold hydrolase translates to MSESSAEAVAEVVASAAAASAAGAAGSWRRATGLAGTAIGVLAAGAAAGVALERMTVGRGMRRKARLALDSAGPYGTLRGTPGHATADDGTELYYEVDDAGPDQGPNVSPRRRRLFGRKAPAPVTVVFCHGYCLSQDSWHFQRAALRGVVRTVHWDQRSHGRSGRGVAQIRDRVPVSIDQLGRDLKAVLDAAVPEGPIVLVGHSMGGMTIMALADQYPELIRDRVVATAFVGTSSGRLGEVNFGLPLAGVNAVRRILPGVLKALGQQAELVEKGRRATADLFAGVIKRYSFAGRDVDPAVERFAERMIESTPIDVVAEFYPAFTDHDKTEALACFRDIPVLVLAGVQDLVTPSEHSEAIADLLPDAELVLVPDAGHLVMLEHPEVVTDRLADLLTRAGAVPAGATVVGYGSTSSTAEPR, encoded by the coding sequence GTGAGCGAGAGCAGCGCCGAGGCCGTGGCCGAAGTCGTCGCCTCGGCGGCCGCCGCCTCCGCCGCGGGGGCGGCCGGGAGCTGGCGCAGGGCGACCGGTCTCGCCGGCACCGCGATAGGCGTGCTCGCCGCGGGCGCCGCGGCCGGTGTCGCCCTGGAGCGGATGACGGTGGGCCGCGGCATGCGCAGGAAGGCCCGGCTGGCGCTGGACTCCGCGGGTCCCTACGGCACCCTGCGCGGCACCCCCGGCCATGCGACCGCCGACGACGGCACCGAGCTGTACTACGAGGTCGACGACGCCGGTCCCGATCAGGGGCCGAACGTCTCCCCCCGCCGGCGCCGCCTCTTCGGCCGCAAGGCCCCGGCGCCCGTGACCGTCGTCTTCTGCCACGGCTACTGCCTCAGCCAGGACTCCTGGCACTTCCAGCGCGCGGCCCTGCGCGGCGTCGTCCGCACGGTGCACTGGGACCAGCGCAGCCACGGCCGCTCCGGGCGGGGCGTGGCGCAGATCCGGGACCGGGTGCCGGTCAGCATCGACCAGCTCGGCCGCGATCTGAAGGCCGTCCTCGACGCCGCCGTGCCCGAGGGGCCGATCGTGCTGGTCGGCCACTCGATGGGCGGCATGACCATCATGGCGCTGGCCGACCAGTACCCCGAGCTGATCCGGGACCGGGTCGTCGCCACGGCCTTCGTCGGCACCTCCTCCGGGCGGCTCGGCGAGGTCAACTTCGGGCTGCCGCTGGCCGGAGTCAACGCGGTGCGCCGGATCCTGCCCGGGGTGCTGAAGGCGCTCGGGCAGCAGGCGGAGCTGGTGGAGAAGGGGCGCCGGGCCACCGCCGACCTGTTCGCCGGGGTCATCAAGCGCTACTCCTTCGCCGGGCGGGACGTCGACCCGGCCGTCGAGCGGTTCGCGGAGCGGATGATCGAGTCCACGCCGATCGACGTGGTCGCCGAGTTCTACCCGGCCTTCACCGACCACGACAAGACCGAGGCGCTCGCCTGCTTCCGGGACATACCGGTGCTGGTGCTGGCCGGCGTGCAGGACCTGGTCACGCCCAGCGAACACAGCGAGGCGATAGCCGACCTGCTCCCGGACGCGGAGCTGGTCCTCGTCCCGGACGCCGGGCACCTGGTGATGCTGGAGCACCCGGAAGTGGTCACCGACCGCCTCGCCGACCTGCTCACCCGCGCGGGTGCGGTGCCCGCAGGGGCTACGGTTGTGGGCTATGGAAGCACCAGCAGCACCGCAGAACCCCGCTGA